The genome window tgaaatttcattttttttatatccATATCAAAGAATTAAGTTGTGCTTTCTTATGAAAAAGAAGGTCAATCATCATCCTCCTTTTTTTCTATTGGAAGTGATTTCTCATGCAGCATCTCCACAGGATGAGGCTTGTTATATGTTGAtcttacttttcatgatttaagaatttttgtgaagGGCATGACAACGACAAATAGATATTAGCATTGGTTGTATTCTATATTTAGACTTTAGACATCTAAGTCCAAACCTTTCtgacagagaaaatataattGTTGTATGCAATTTCTAGTTTATATATTTTTGTCATCCATCTTCATTGGCTGGAGTATTCTGAGTTCAAAAGGTGCTTTTTTCAATTACTTTTGAGCAGTTCTTTGTTGTTCAGTTGCTTTTCTGTTTTATTTATGAGTTGTACTGTCAAGAAAAAGTACAGTATCCTTTCAGGAGCACATAAAACACATATATGGACTGTTCTCGCATTCATGTATGGTTTTGTTTGTTAGTTGTCAGATATACAAGGGCACATATATGATATTTTCTTGTTTTTATTCAATAACTTCTGGTGACAGTATTTATATACTAGAACTAGAAAGACCCACTTTTTGAGATTCATCTTCATGATCCTTCCTGATGTATAGCTCTGTCAAATGTGATGATGGTtttcaatttgataaaaataattactAAATAACATGGAGTTCTAATGCAGCTTGCTTATATGGTTTCTTTCGCCACATTACTATTCGGACAAAAATTTTGTAGCTTTGAGTTACATGAACTCACTGGTTTCTTTTTAGGTACTGGTACTGTTACTGATGACGTCAACTCGAGATCCAGGGATTGTACCCCGTGCTTCACATCCACCAGAGGAAGAATTTTCTTATGATACTCGTACCGAAATTGGTGGGAGGCATACACCCAGTCTAACATTTCCACGCATCAAAGAAGTGATGGTAAATGGAATGCTTGTGAAAGTGAAATATTGTGATACTTGCATGATCTATCGGCCTCCTCGCTGCTCTCATTGTTCCATATGCAATAATTGTGTGGAACGATTTGATCATCATTGCCCTTGGGTTGGGCAATGCATCGGACAGGTTTGTTTCTCGATTTTTTTTCCTACAACTTAATTCTTAGTTACTAAACACTGTTGATTCTTATgcattgttcttcttctttgtctaAGCAAATACGTTATGAGCTCATCCAACTAGTTCAAGGAATTATTATTAGTGATAAGAGATTAAGATTATACTcctgatatttatatttattgttaAGGGGAAAAAAAGGGGGGGGAAGGGTGAACCTTTGTACATTGGTGAGGTTGCTCTTTTGCGACCTGAGTGATGATGGTTCGAGTCAACGAAATCAGCTCTCTATATGTAGAGCAAGGATGTGTATATTGACCCTTCCCAGACCCTGCGTTGGCGGGAGTTTTGTGCATCGGGTATTTccttgaaaaagagaaaaaggctAATGAGTGTATATTTGATTTCATGAATTGCAAAAACTCTCTTCGTTCTGGCTTTACTGTTAGTTTGTGCCTTGTCTTCCGTCATATATGGctttatcaaaaaagaaaaaaaattgtaaattttAGAGAAGTAAATTCTAAAAATGCATTTATGTTTTTGAAATATGCTAATATTTTGAAATATGCTTATAGTTGTAACAGCACATGATAATTTAATCATAAAATGACAAAAATAGCCGTCATTGGAGTTGAGTTATTTTTCCAACACTAAATTTTTTTCTCACTGTTTCCATCTGCTTGATTTTCTGATATGCTTTTTGCATTTCCTCAAATCCTCATTGTACATGCTCCCCTATATAAATGACATTGTGAAAGTTTATAAGCTTCTAGTCTTAAATGGTAGTTCACTATTTTGTGACAATTAAATCCTAAATTTTTGCTAGAGGATGGATGAAAGTGCTAATTTCAGGCCATGATTGAAGTTTCCAGTTAGGTTCAATGTTATTTCCTGTCCAGTTCTTTAGCAAGCAGAGTGTAGCAATTATTTTTCTGCAACTACACAAGCTTAGGGTCCTACAAGCACGCAAGCGGACTTAATCTTTTCCATCACTACACCCCTATCTAACCCATACATTGATTTGCTGGAGGCCTAATATATGATAATCTTTCTTCTCTATGAACGATCTTGTTGAACAAGAAAAACCCTTAATATCTGAAGCACGAGAAGAAATAAATTAGTTTAGGATATCAAGAGATGCAATACCTAAAATTCGCATGTCATAAACTAAATGTCATGTATCTTTGTTAATAAATAAAAGGTTTTCTGTGTGTTTCTATAAGTTAATATCGGTTCACTTTAATGAAATTTCCTACCAACTTGAAAGGGACTTGGCATCATAATAATATGTTGAACAAATCTCATTTTCACTTAAATTGAGTTCATAATGAAAAATGCTCATTTTTcattcttgcttccattttcacaACTTTCTTTGAATATGTGCCTACTAGTTGTATTAGTAAGATGATCCATCTTCAATTTGGAATTTGTTGGTGTGTTGGAAATTTGTTGAtatttatcattaacaaaaaacAAAGGGGATTATCTTGGGTAGTATCTGTGACACCCCGATTTAATCCACATCAAAGGTGAACAAAGATTTTGACCGACTTATAAAGACTTGATAGGTGTATTACCTTTTTACTAgggcttaagcattttgggcTAAAGGTCTAATAACTTGTGAGTAAGGTATTCCATCAGGCATGATTGTGGCAATTGGAATGAGAGCCGATCTATTCGAATATGGTGAGAGGCTCGAGCTATTCATTGGCCAAGCTCTTAAACATGTTCAGATGTGGAGTCATCATTGGGTTAAGATCTTGCGTGcaccatgctagggtttgattTTAGATTATGTTGGGCATTAACGATCATAACAATATCAATTGGACAATGGAAATTGGATGGTTAGGTTAACTTATCGTTAGAAATAAAAAAGGGCGTACCCAGTGCATGAGGTTCCCGCTAATGCAGCCTtaactttaaatattttaaagagATTGTTTCCATGACTCGAATCCTAATCTCCCATGTCACAAAGAAGCAACCTTGCCATTGTATTGTCGAATCCTGATCTCCCAAGTCAACTTATCTTTAGAAATAAAATTGTAATTCATACTTTACTAATATATTCGTATGCTGCCACTTTGGAGTAGATATTGAGAGAAAGATCGTGTTTTAGTAGGATTCCATATCCCATGCATCattttcctccctccaagtttccTATGGTTCCTTTTGACTTGTTTCCTGGTTTTGCATCAACTAGGTGCAAAGAGTGAGACAAATGACACTGAGGCCATTGTGCAACAGGGGTTCGACATTGTTATCATGAGTTAAAAACCTTATGAACAACTTAACATCGTTGAGGAAAACGTAAAATTACAATTGAAAAGCAGAGTTGTGTTTTGAAAGGCAATGAAAGAGGTAGTGAAATGGCTGAACTAGTGGATACAAAAGGAAAAGTAGAATGAGCCAATTGTTGATCTGCAGATCTTCGATACCTCCGAACCACTTGACACTTTGACAGATTAAAACAAACCATCCTGTCACCCTAGTTTGCCGAGAacccttatatatatacatatatgtacatataagtatatatacatatatgtacatataagtatatatacatatatgtatatgtatatatacatatatttatgtatatatatactgttTTGAAGCTATGCAATTTCCATTGACACCTTCATCTGGCCTTCCTCTTGATACTTTCTCTTCTCTTGGTATCTTTCTTTCATTGTTAAGGTAGTCTTGCTTTATCTTGTGAGGTAACTCCTACATTACATTTTCCGAGAACTTCTGATTTTGGTTGTGGATGCTGTACTTTGACATTTTTCTCTAATGTTTGTTATAATATTCATGTTAAAGTTTGTGTGCTATTGTAGATGTTATCTTTGAATTTGTTTATGCTATTGATGCTTTTTATTTACCTCTGTTATATCCAAGTAGTTTAACATGTGTGCTTATCTTATTGATTCATCTCTGTGCAGCGCAACTACCGCTACTTTTTCTTATTTGtttcttcctcaactcttctatgcatatatgtatttgcAATGTGTGCATTGTACATCAAGTTTCTCATGGATGGGGATTATCCTACTGTATGGAAGGCAATGAAGAAATCTCCTGCATCTGTGGTACTAATGATATATTGCTTTGTTGCCCTCTGGTTTGTTGGTGGTCTTACTGGATTCCATTTATACCTGATTGGCACTAACCAGGTAAGGTGTTTTGTTCATGTCATCTTATACATTACTTTTAACTGTCAACTTTAGTTACTTGCTTATATTTGTTCACAATTGCAGAAACGATGTGCTTAATATTATTTAAGATGTTTCCAGTATGTTTCCTTTAATcgtgttattttttaaaattttgctaATTAAGACAAAATAAATGGTTGAATGATGTCTCCCTTCTTGTTGACATTTGGAATATGTTTTTGAGGTTTGCATGCATGCTTAGTCATCCTTTCTTCTGAATTGACCCATTTGCTTGGCCAACGTCAGCTGTTTTATTTGACAGAGCTAGTTCTATTTTTCTTTCCATTACTGATTGTATTATTGAATAAACATGATGTATGCTTTTGTTGGAGAAATGGTCATAATTAAAATCTAAAAGGTAGAaggttattttcttttttagtcaaATGAGATGCATAACATGGTAGACTTACAAAAGGAAGTTTCTTTGAATTGATTGCATTCTGATAATTTTTCCTCAGTTGGCTTTCCTTTTGAACTCTATCATTATTAGGAGAACTCTATGCTCTTCTGCAGACAACCTATGAAAACTTCCGGTACAGAGGTGACAACAGGGTTAGTGCTTATAACAGAGGTTTTTTGAACAACTTCATAGATGTACTCTGCACAGAGATTAAACCTTCTAGAATAAATTTGAGAGCCTATGTACAAGATGAAACTGCAAGGCCACCCCCGGCTAGCCGCACGAGGGATGTGGAAGAAGAACCAGCCAGTAGTCCCCGTGTAAAAGTTGAAGATGACCTTGAAATCGGTGGGGATCTCTTGAAAATCTCCCGGCGTCGCAACTATGAAGAGGTCGATGAGGAGATGGGTGGTAGAAACAGCAACGAGTTGCACGGGGCCCTCTCGGAGTCTGAGCTAATGGTGGGTTCCGATACACAGGTTCCTGTCATCAGGAGCGATGTGAAGAACTCAAGCTGGGGTAGGAGAAGCGGGAGCTGGGATCTCTCTCCAGGAGTTCTCGCTGCAAGCTCCTCAGCGACCGAGGGTGATATGCCGTCGCAGAAGTCCACTCGGTAGTAAAGCAACTCATCAGTCTGCATCCTTTCAGGGTAAAATGAGCAAAATATGAGCCGGTAAACATAGACACAAGGCATCTGCAATCTGCATTTATCGTCTTGCAGGTTAATGAAGCTTCATTCCTTGTTGCCTGATGTGTCTCTATTTGGAATTCGCAAGTCATTTGCCGTCTTTCTGTTCATTTCATTGTGTTATATTCTGATTATTTTGAGTTTGTCAGAATTCTTTCTGTAACCAACTGCTTCAGGATGTGCAGAATGTTAGATATTGATTTCTCCTCTTCCCCACTTCTATTGTATCATTCCTGGCAACTTGAAGACCTCTGTTTTCGCAGTGGGAAAGTTACAGCTCCATGGGATCATCAAACAGAGATGATAACATACCAAGCTTTCTTTTTGTTTCATGGTAACATATTGGACTATGTAGCCTGTGACATGAACAGGGAACAGCTGGAGCATCATTCAAATGGATAGAAGAGTGTTCCGGGGCCAATGTCGAGAAGTTGTTGAGATTAGTGCTGATGTCAGATTGACGGTCGTGATTTTTCCTTCAGCAGAAATGGGCTATGTAGCAACCATCAAAAAAGATTACTAAGGCAAAAGGGGGCAGCCCGACGAGGAATATTCTCGACGGAATCCCCGTATCTCATTGATTcattatataaatgtatatatatatattttatataaaagatAAATCATAAAACTAGAAATTTGAGTCCAAGATCTTTATGGAAATCACATAGGACATGATCCATTGGCATATAATACAATACTATGTTTATCTGtataatttttagtataatatatatttatctatTATTAAGATACAGCGTATTCCTATTGTCCTTAACATATGAAGTGTCTGATAATGAATCTTAAAAGGTTATTAATGTAAATTATAGTTTTAATTATCATTTAATTTGCTAATGAAGATTAACTCTGGTGACAAATAGATAAGCTTTGGGTTATTAAGGATACATAAAAGACAAaattacatgtgtatatatatacatatttatataattatgaagttaagtgtgtttttatgtttgTAGCTCTAAGTTTAACTtcaatatgtattatatataattaataatataatgtatttatgtcttaattattaatattttttctttcaGCAAAAAAAGCTTCAATATGTATTATAGATCTAATTTAgtttattatattataagatattatttaattactatgataaaaatgatttatatATCTCCACACATGTATTTTATGTTTCTCCACAATCAAAGGGTGGCGACCTGTATGCATTTGATGCAGGTTCGTGATAGTTACTCAAAAGACCAATCCACGTTCTGCCATATTGCCTTCCACCCGTTCGACGAAATACCGCCATCTCCGAGGGCGTCGCCACCGGCCTGCCCGACCAACTCACCGTCGCCATGACCGCCAGTTGAGCCGACTACGCCTAGGTACCTTTGTGCTGTCATGAAAGCTtgaatctttggcctcttccctTGTTGCTTGCCGCCATACTTGTGCTGTCTTATTATAAGTTTAAGCTTCTTCGTATAATGGTATCATGAAAACTAGGAGAAGCCATGAATTGGATCTTGGTTGGCCGCATTTTCTAGATGAAGTTACTGGTCATAGCCAAATACTTATCACTATATGTACGATGAACTTCGTTACACAGTTTCTAGCTACAGAGAAAACGGCGCATTTGGGGCTGATGGCAAATTGAAGCAAACTGTTTGTCTTAAACCAGAATTGGATACTTCTATTTTTGCATCGGCATATATTACTTAAGTGATTCTGCAAGATGCTCATTATACTCTTGGTTGTTCCGCCTCAATGAGGCTCCTAGGTTAGCCGATTGTGAGCCTGATGAGTTCGAGAAGCTCTGCACAAAGTGTGAGGGAGAGGTAAGTTTGTGTTTTGGGATCTAATATTTTTAGGTTGTTTGTTTCAGTTTTATTTAGGGTCATTGTCCCTTTATTATCTCCTGGACGAACTCAAGAATGTTTTTGCAGCACAGGACTCTTAAATTTGTGCTTGTGATCTGAAATTGTGAGATGTTGATTTCGGTTTTATTAGTGATTTTATTCCCTATAATTTTCTTTGAGGCAAGGCTGAGAAGGTTGTTGCATCATAAAACCTCCTGTTTGAAGTCTTGAATTCTCAATGTAAATGGGATAACATGTATGCCATTCAAGATACCAATTGGGCATTATCATACTCTATGAGTTCTGGTAAGGAGAGTTCACAATGGATAATGTATTTGGCGTTGGTATGCATCTATCGGATACTTGCAACGGAAAAAAGCAATTAATAGAAGCTCAGAATTAGCAAGTGTACAAGTTCTGCACTGAAATTATTCGAATAGTCCAGTAAGGAAGGTTTGTGCCCTTTTGGTTTTTAACCCTCTGGAGAATGATGTATTAGACATTAGGTTCTAATATCTAGTTTAACTCATAGCATACAGGTGTGTGCATGTTCATGTATTTTCTTGCCTCCATGCAGATATTTTATGCATTTGTTTATTTCATTTTGGAATAATTAAGCACATAATAAAGGGTTGCCTTACTAGTCTAAGTTGATGTGTCGGCCGACAATCGGCATGACACGTGCCACCCATACCAGTGTACTGTGTCAGCACAAAGGTGCATGTCGACAACACAAAAAATTAGCCAAAAAACCATCCGAAAttacatgaaaaatgaaaaaaacttagattagggtttttaatttagaattaaatgtaaatttagtataatttcatcaaaaatattttttattaggaaAGAATACTGAAACATATCTTTTTCaagctttgaggagtagctttgtagTATGTTCTAAACTATCCTtccattgatattgaattatctgtAAAGAAATAATTTGAATGGTTAGATAACaagttaaactttaagattcaaatgaatcaagtaataaatGGATTGAATGATGGATATACTTGGTTCTACCATAAAAAATAATAACGAGACTTCACGATCGATGGATTGAGGTCCTCAATTTTATGTATGCGTACATCAATATGCTATGTTTCTCAAactcaatcctgaaattgatctcatGATATAGCATACCGACACACcatatgccattggtgcatcaatatggTGATGGTTGTAGTTTGATCGTCGAGAACTATACATGCTCATGACGACTCCTAAGGCAAGTATGATTGTGGCATGTATTGATGCGGAAGTTAGCGAATGCCAAAACTTTTAGTTTTGCCACTAATCTACTACTCCGTATCATAAGACCGATCACCATACTACTATTTGGAGAGGAATGACCAATTATCATCGTACTGCTGTTGGctataagattctccataatacgatggctaGGAATACGATAAATTCTGCTTTGTGTCTATATCGTGTAATATTTATCGTATCTGCTTCAAATCATCCACTGCCTTTTCCTTCCCTTTTCGTGTATAAACCTGACCAGTACTTTATCGAGCTTCATGATCTGAAATTTAGTGACATATGTAAAATACAACTCCTCAGTCCATGCGCCACCCACAAACTATGTAGACGGGGCCATTGATCCCCTGGCGTCATCGCCATCATCGATCGAGGCATTGTTGTCCACGTTGTTACCATGTCTACAGACTGAGCAGGTTGTTAATTGCGATTGAGATTATGTCTCATCGCTCGACTTGATTCTTTCTAACGGTGCGGTTGATATTACTACCTTCccttttgcctttgcacgttgagCGGACGACTACGATTGTTGGTATCTTTGATTTCTCAAGTAGTCTAACCTCGATGTTGTCCAACTCCTTTCTTCACATTCTGATCGAGGAGGATCTTCCTCTTGCTAGGGATGTGCTTCCCTTCTTCTATTTCCTCAGTGATGAAATACAAAGGATGttgaggatctcccgcctcatcaagtaaaggatcctcttggttctctgctaCTTCAACCCATTCTAACATCAACTGTGAATCTTAATTGTAATATTCAAGGTTGATGGGATCAATCTCTGGTTCTTTGTCTAGCTCGGTGATATATACCAGTTTCTCTAGTCATCTATACGATAGTCTATTTGCGAACTTTTGTGTGAATCAGTATAACTTTTGTGTGAATCAGTATAAATCTTGACCAGTTATGTTCGCAGCCACTCGATGTCGTCATCTACGAAA of Musa acuminata AAA Group cultivar baxijiao chromosome BXJ2-3, Cavendish_Baxijiao_AAA, whole genome shotgun sequence contains these proteins:
- the LOC135608059 gene encoding protein S-acyltransferase 8-like, whose amino-acid sequence is MAKRVYQAWKGKNKFLLGGRLIFGPDARSLFITVSLIVVPVVIFCVFVARNLLHKFPAYNSGCAVLIVAIAFTIHVLVLLLMTSTRDPGIVPRASHPPEEEFSYDTRTEIGGRHTPSLTFPRIKEVMVNGMLVKVKYCDTCMIYRPPRCSHCSICNNCVERFDHHCPWVGQCIGQRNYRYFFLFVSSSTLLCIYVFAMCALYIKFLMDGDYPTVWKAMKKSPASVVLMIYCFVALWFVGGLTGFHLYLIGTNQTTYENFRYRGDNRVSAYNRGFLNNFIDVLCTEIKPSRINLRAYVQDETARPPPASRTRDVEEEPASSPRVKVEDDLEIGGDLLKISRRRNYEEVDEEMGGRNSNELHGALSESELMVGSDTQVPVIRSDVKNSSWGRRSGSWDLSPGVLAASSSATEGDMPSQKSTR